The Triticum urartu cultivar G1812 chromosome 5, Tu2.1, whole genome shotgun sequence genome contains the following window.
catcacgtccgtgacaagtagatcgaaacgattctgcatctactactattactccactcatcgaccgctatccagcatgcatctagagtattaagttaaaacagagtaacgccttaagcaagatgacatgatgtggagagataaattcatgcaatatgaaataaaccccctcttgttatcctcgatggcaacgatagaatacgtgccttgctgccccttctgtcactgggtaaggacaccgcaagatcaaacccaaagctaagcacttctcccatggcaagaactaccaatctagttggccaaaccaaacggataattcgaagatacttgcaaagataaccaatcatacataaaagaattcagagaagattcaaatattattcatagatagacttgatcataaacccacaattcatcggtctcaacaagcacaccacaaaaagaagattacatcgaatagatctccacaagagagggggagaactttgtattgagattcaaagagagagaagaagccatctagctactaactatggacccgaaggtctgaggtaaactactcacacttcatcggagaggctatgatgatgtagaagccctccgcgatgacggccctcttccggcggagctccggaacaggccccaagatgggatctcgtggatacagaaagttgcggcggtggaattaggtttttggctcttgttctgatcgtttgggggtatgtgtgtatatataggaggaaggagtacgtcggtggagcaccgaggggcccacgaggcagggggcgcgccctagggggggcgccccccaccctcgtgacctcctctttgatcccttgcagtagggtccaagtctcctggatcacgttcggtgagaaaatcacgttcccgaagattttattctgtttggactccgtttgatattccgtttatccgaaacacttaaataggcaaaaaacagcaattctgggttgggcctctagttaataggttagtcccaaaaataatataaaagtggaaaataaatcccaatatagtccaaaacagtagataatatagcatggagcaatcaaaaactatagatatgttggagacgtatcatgtgccatgaagccattcacattgaagaccccaggtgaagttgcagtgcctgggaatcgtggaagtcttggcttgggcttttggacggaaggtctgtgctcgacatgatagtcaaattgtggacccaCGACAGGTGGAAGAGTCAGAATGGGCGATCGGACCATAACAGGCTGACaacgatcaaatgccagctcaatggtgtgaggtcttggagggggaacaTGAGCATTGGCATTATCGTTGacatgggcttcaggggccacattggcttcaggtgcttgCACCTCAGGTGCTTCAGAAGTGGCTTCGGGCGCTGCAGTGGTTTCAGGCGCTTGTACTTCTGGCACCGCagtagcttcaggcgccacattagcttcagccatgacaacgtcattggctttagtgttgatgttggtggctgcctcaggattgttaacctccacttcagaagctggagggtcggacacgttctcctcgagaacaacatcttggtgggacgggggtgtagcaactctttcggcttcaactcttggttcttctctttcatcggctgatgcagccggaatgtcttcagtgGTTTTGGCTTCAAACTCTGACACGTGCAcagtgggagtgacttggggcctcgGTCCTTTGTGCAGCCTGCGTAATGCTGGCGACGGTTGCGGAGATGGAGTttgctgggcctcaaagtcatcgtcaTCTTGCACGGGTGAGGTGACTTGTGGTTGGGAAGAAATTGGGGTGTCTTgtcgttgtgggtgatcagcccacgatgcatcctgagcagttggcgtcagaggacgaccaatgctgatgagttcgctgtgagtgagcacaggcgatgataccaactGGTGCttgatctgaggaaggacttcatcatcttcaacattgtcgtgaggaccaatgtcttcagctgcggtggggtcaacagctggattgtcttcagcttcatgagcctctgtcgaagcaggctcatgaactaccacTTGGCGTTCTTGATTTTCAGATGCAGGATGAGCCACCGATATTGGCTCGAcctcaaggggctctgtgggagcagcctgatctctcttcttggttttgcgtttcttagttggaggagcatcatcagtggtggcattggttttgcgctttctggcttcagcttcagctgcccttgttttcttcagttctgaagccaatgtggggaccttaggcttcgagcctgtcatactggctgggaagacaattggatgtacttcctgccttggtgcttcgggttctgccacagctggcttcttcttcttcttggccgccattctgtggtcgatgcctggtcgccccaaggccttgcgcttttcagcttcattgtatccctgaacacatttagcagcaagatccttcatgcgctcacgagaacctttggcttcttcgtgtttggttcggaatgcttccttaagctcatgcataatggtctggaagttctgaatgtcttcaacattgagcttggccatatgcttcttgaactgagctttttcataatctatcttatgcttcagctcGACAATTTTTttagctagagctagctcagcggcaatggctccatggaaggcgacgctgaggccaatgggaagctgaagatcatcaaagctaacatttgggctatcaaaccactcatcaatgaatgtgttgatgatttcaacatcaaagagaggaaggtcattgaagatttctgcctcttgcttgctcttgatcaactgctcaagagcgtcatcgccaaggtcgtcgtcactggacagatcaatgccGTCATTCTCATTGCGCAGaacagcagcaggggtcagtgcttggctggtgggttgcatgggcatcttcactttggagggcttggagatgcatgacagatcttcagactgcacactgtgttcGGGAGGTGCAGTGGCTAGAGGCTTCGCCCATGAAACCTTTGGTGCAGGGGTAGGCTTCGAAGCCTTAGGTTTcatcagcttctttggcttcggtggtgcaggcgcttcgtcagattCAGCGTCGTCTGCAGGTTCATCCACGGCGGtcccttgaaccataatatgagtgatgagaccttctatgttgtagaagggcccaacaagattgggttcagcttcgcgtgagccatcggcacgaggagcagagggacctGGNNNNNNNNNNNNNNNNNNNNNNNNNNNNNNNNNNNNNNNNNNNNNNNNNNNNNNNNNNNNNNNNNNNNNNNNNNNNNNNNNNNNNNNNNNNNNNNNNNNNNNNNNNNNNNNNNNNNNNNNNANNNNNNNNNNNNNNNNNNNNNNNNNNNNNNNNNNNNNNNNNNNNNNNNNNNNNNNNNNNNNNNNNNNNNNNNNNNNNNNNNNNNNNNNNNNNNNNNNNNNNNNNNNNNNNNNNNNNNNNNNNNNNNNNNNNNNNNNNNNNNNNNNNNNNNNNNNNNNNNNNNNNNNNNNNNNNNNNNNNNNNNNNNNNNNNNNNNNNNNNNNNNNNNNNNNNNNNNNNNNNNNNNNNNNNNNNNNNNNNNNNNNNNNNNNNNNNNNNNNNNNNNNNNNNNNNNNNNNNNNNNNNNNNNNNNNNNNNNNNNNNNNNNNNNNNNNNNNNNNNNNNNNNNNNNNNNNNNNNNNNNNNNNNNNNNNNNNNNNNNNNNNNNNNNNNNNNNNNNNNNNNNNNNNNNNNNNNNNNNNNNNNNNNNNNNNNNNNNNNNNNNNNNNNNNNNNNNNNNNNNNNNNNNNNNNNNNNNNNNNNNNNNNNNNNNNNNNNNNNNNNNNNNNNNNNNNNNNNNNNNNNNNNNNNNNNNNNNNNNNNNNNNNNNNNNNNNNNNNNNNNNNNNNNNNNNNNNNNNNNNNNNNNNNNNNNNNNNNNNNNNNNNNNNNNNNNNNNNNNNNNNNNNNNNNNNNNNNNNNNNNNNNNNNNNNNNNNNNNNNNNNNNNNNNNNNNNNNNNNNNNNNNNNNNNNNNNNNNNNNNNNNNNNNNNNNNNNNNNNNNNNNNNNNNNNNNNNNNNNNNNNNNNNNNNNNNNNNNNNNNNNNNNNNNNNNNNNNNNNNNNNNNNNNNNNNNNNNNNNNNNNNNNNNNNNNNNNNNNNNNNNNNNNNNNNNNNNNNNNNNNNNNNNNNNNNNNNNNNNNNNNNNNNNNNNNNNNNNNNNNNNNNNNNNNNNNNNNNNNNNNNNNNNNNNNNNNNNNNNNNNNNNNNNNNNNNNNNNNNNNNNNNNNNNNNNNNNNNNNNNNNNNNNNNNNNNNNNNNNNNNNNNNNNNNNNNNNNNNNNNNNNNNNNNNNNNNNNNNNNNNNNNNNNNNNNNNNNNNNNNNNNNNNNNNNNNNNNNNNNNNNNNNNNNNNNNNNNNNNNNNNNNNNNNNNNNNNNNNNNNNNNNNNNNNNNNNNNNNNNNNNNNNNNNNNNNNNNNNNNNNNNNNNNNNNNNNNNNNNNNNNNNNNNNNAGAGAAACATTACACCTGCCATGATTCCCTTCCATTCATTCCAGGAAGAGCTTTGCCATTACCATTTCCATTGCCATCACCATGGCTGCCACTCCCGTCTCCCCGGTGTTCCCAGACCTTCCCTTGATGGCTCACGATGACAGCAACCGCTTTGCCGTGCAGGATCAACTGTCACTCCCATATATCACACAAATCctcatggaggaggaggatgacgtTGATGAAGATAACCCTGCGCTCCTCAAAGCCCAGCAGCCCTTTGCCCAAATCCTCTTTCCAGCATGCATGCCTCCACCTTAATGGCGGACAAAGGCAGCGCCTTGGCCAGTGACGTGCACTCTCCCAGCTCGGCCATCTTCAAGTTCAAGGGTGTTGATGAGGTCCGCAGCTTGCTGTTGCTCGCCAATGGAGAGTACAACACTCACATCTTTAGCACTGCTTTCCTCAAGGGCATGGAAGAGGCGAAGAAGTTGTTGCCCACAAACTGTGAGCTGACGGCCACCGGTGAGCAGGACCAACCGAAAGAGAAAAGTGGCATCGGCCACAAGGACTCGAGCGACGAGGTGGAGGCTGATGTCAGTAGGACGAACAGATTAGTCGAAGCTCGTGCCTGCGAGGTGTTCGACTTCGATCAAATGTGCAGTTCCATGGACAATGAGTCTGGGAACAGTAACAAGAAGGGGAGAAAGAGCAAGGCGCGGGTGATTGACCTGCACACGCTGCTGATCCACTGTGCCAAGGCGGTGGTGGATGACCGCCGGAGGGCAGGTGAGTTGCTCATGGAGATCCAGCAGTACGCCTCACCCATTGGTGACGGCACACAGCGGCTTGCCTACTGGTTCGCTGAGGGTCTGGAGTCATGGCTCACCGGCACAGGCAGCCAGGTGTATGGGATGCTTACCGCGAAGGCTACCTCTGCCATGGCGCACTCAGAGGCTTACCAAGTATTCATTTCAACGTGCTGCTTCAGGAATGTATCCTTCTTGTTCGCCAACAGGGCCATCTTCAATGCGGCAGTGGGGAGGAGCAGGTTGCACATCGTTGATTATGGCTTTTCTTATGGATTCCAGTGGCCAGAACTTCTGCGCTGGCTGGCAGCAAGGGATGGTGGCTCGCCAGAAGTCAGGATCACCCACATCGACCTCCCGCAGCCCGGACTCCACCCAGGAAAACATATGGAGGAGATCGGTAATCGGCTGACTGATATTGCCCGAGAGCTTGATGTGCCATTCAAATACCGTGCCATCTTGGCAGAGTGGCAGACCGTTTGCATCGAGGACCTGGACCTGGAACCGGATGAGGTGCTTGCTGTGAATGACCTGTACAACTTCAGGACCTTAATGGATGAGTGTGTCGTCATGGGCAGCCCGAACCCCCGCGATGTTGTCCTCAGCAACATCAGCAAGATGAAACCGGACGTGTTTGTCCAAAGCACCGTGAATGGCTCCCATGGCACCTTCTTCTTGTCACGGTTCCGAGGGGCCCTCTTCTTTTACTCTGCACTGTTTGACATGCTTGATGCAACCATGCCACGGGAGAGCAAACTGCGACTGGCGCTGGAGCGCGCCGTCTTTGGGTGGGTTGTCCTGAATGCCATCGCATACGAGGGAAAGGACCGGGTGGAGCGTGGTGAGACCTATAAGCATTGGCAAGTCAGAAACCAACGGGCAGGCCTGAGGCAGCTGCCACTGGACAGTGAAACTGTTAAGATGGCTAGGGACATGGTAAAGAATGAATACCACAAGGACTTTGTCATCAACGAGGATCACCAATGGCTGCTGCAGGGGTGGAAGGGTCGCATCCTCTTGGCTCACTCAACATGGGAGGCAGACGGTGGTAGCTCCCACTGTTAACTGTAGTATTTTCCTACAGTTGAACATAAGCAGATATGATATTAGTACTATACTGTTTGTGGTGTGGTTTATGCTCTCAACCTGAAAGATGCATTTGACACATCCAATACTTATCTGACAGCTTGAATCATTTTCGTAGCTCTTTTCTTGTACTCAACTGTGTAAGATAAATATATAGAGAGTTGTGTGTTGTTTGAACTAGTTGCATACTCGTTTTATTGTTTGATGCAGAGTTTTGGATGTTCACAGGAACCATCTGAACTCTCTGTCATGGCCTGATGGATTTGTGTGACCCTGGTAAGGAAGATGAAGGTCCGAGAACTTCTGATTATTTCATTGCTTACTTTTGACAGAGCACATGATGTCCCTTTTATAAAGAAGTGTCGTCCCGATATATTGTCCTTCTGATACATTTTCTGCGTAGGAGAGGTTATTAATGTTATGGACATTAGTATAAGATACAGCTGGGGCATCCCCTCCTGTTTCCTTCAAACATCTTAAATTTTGCTCTTAGACACGAATATGAATAACGCCACAGGGTGCCACTGCCACATGCTAAATGTCTCTCCGGTTGCCTGCATTGTTCAAAGAAAAAGGATAACTGAAATATCTTGAATTTGTAATTTCTTTCTCTGCGTTTTCATCTTACAAATCCATTTACCTACTTGCAGGTGTCCAAGCGTGGAGCAGGAAAGAAGCATAACTGAACATGGTTACAGGTTAAATGCATCTAGAAAAACTTGCTACTACATGTGAACTAATCAATTTTCAGGATAATACTAGAGATCTTTTAATGATCTTCCCTGCCAGTGCTACTGCTACTACACGCGAACTCACAACAGCCTGACATTTTAAAACATAAATAGATGTCTACAAGAAAGTTGACCTCTTCTGATCAAGGACAGAAGGCTGGCTGTGACAACAAGATGGACATGGTCTTTCTCAAAGGCCTCTCTTTGCCCATATGTGcagaagccggccggccggcggATGGTTAAACTAACCATGTGAAATGTGAAGCTACGATGGTTCCAATAGACAGCAACATACTGTACGATGTAGTTGCTGTCTTCACATGGAATGGATGGATGGCGTAGGAAATGATATACCCACTTCAAATCCAAGATATTGTCACTGCACCATCAGGAACAGCATACACTCCACTATGGCTGCCACACCGGAGGAGTTGTTGGGCCTCGCCGAGCCTGCACCACTGTCCCCCTCCCTCTTCCTCGACCTTCCTCCAACGACCCATGGTGACTCACAGAATGACCTGGCCCTGGAATACATTTCGCGCATgctcacggaggaggacatcgtCGACAAGTTCTTCTACCAGTACCCTGACCACCCGAAGCTCCTGCAGGCGGAGCAGCCCTTTGCCGAGATCCTCGCCGACACCTCATCATCCGCCGCCCAGGAGTCCTTTGCCTCCTCCACCTCCATATTGATGCCCAGCCAAGGAAACAACACGGACTTCATGGTCTCCGGGTGCCAGGTACAGGATCCAGTCTTCTTGAACGGCACAGGCACGGTGGAGCCCAATAGTATGGTGTTTCCCAGCGAGAGCAGCACCAGCATGAACATGCTGTCGAGCATGGAATTCTTCAAAGGCATGGAGGAGGCCAACATGTTCTTGCCCACAGACGATGTGATGGTGGATGGTAGGGGGCGTAAGAAGAGGTCTGGCATGGATGGTGAGGCGGAGGCGGGCTTGGGCAGGAGCAGCAAGCAAATAGTGCTGCTGCTGCATAGTACTACTaccttggaggaggaggaagccaccGCGCTGGAGATGTTGGACCGGCTCATCCTCAACGGCTACGAAGCATGCCCGAGCGAGATGCAGGAGGTAGTACGTGTCACCTGGGAAGACAAGGAGGACAAGGCAGCACGGCAGAGCATCTCCAGGCGTGGGAGGCGCGGGGCGAGGCATACAGTGGTGACTGACCTAGAGACTCTGCTGACCCGCTGTGCAGAAGCAGTGGTCAGCAACGACGTGCGTGGCGCGGGCAAGCTGCTGGAGCGGATCAAGTGTCACTCGTCGCCGACGGGGGACGCTAGGCAGCGGCTGGCGCACTACTTCACCCGGGGGCTGGAGGCACGGCTGGCTGGCACGGGGAGCCGACTGTACAGATCGCTCATGGGGAAGCGCACCTCAGCCGTGGAGCTCATCAGGGCCTACCATCTGCACACGGCCGCGAGCTGTTCGATCAAGGTGGGGTTGCTCTTTTCCACCAACACCATCTACAAGGCCGTTGCAGGGAGGAGGAAACTGCACATTGTGCACTACGGCATCAGCACCGGGTTTCAGTGGCCGGACTTGCTCGGGTTACTGGCGAATAGGGAGGGTGGGCCACCAGAAGTGAGGATCACCGGCATCAACACCCCTCAGCCCGGGCCCTGTCCGGCTGCACTAATGGAGGAGGCAGGGCACCGGCTCAACAATTACGCAAGCCAGTTCGGCGTGCCATTCAAGTTCCACGCCATCGCATCCAAGCCGGAGGATGTCCGGGCTGAGGACCTGCACATCGATCCAGATGAGGTCCTGGTCGTGAGCAGCCTATACGAGTTCAGGACCTTGATGGACGAGAGCCTCACCTTTGACATGGTAAGCCCAAGGGACATGGTACTCAAAACTATCAGGAAGATGAGGCCGTCTGTGTTCATCAGTTCCGTCGTCAATGGACCATACAGCGCGGCGTTCTTTATGACGCGGTTCCGCCATGCGCTCTACTACTTCACGGCGTTGTTCGATGTTATGGAGACCACCGTCCCATGGGATGGCGACAAGAGACTTCTGGTGGAGCGGGACATACTTGCACGGTCCGCCATAAACATGATCGCCTGTGAAGGCACAGACCGGGTGGAGCGCCCTCAGAACTACAAGGAGTGGCAGGCGCGGAACCAGCGAGCGGGGCTAAGGCAGCTGCCATTGGACCCTGATATGTTCTGATGCTCAGGGACGAAGTGAAGAATAGGTACCACAAGCATTTCATGATCAGCGAGGATCACCGGTGGCTTCTGCAAGGATGGAAAGGTCGGGTGCTCTATGCCCACTCCACATGGGCAGCTGCTGATGCTACTGGCTCTCTAGTGTGATGGACTGAAAGTACCGATAGACGCAACTTTCATCAGTGTTTGATGGTCTATTGCAGTACCAGATGTGTGTTTGCTCCTCTTTTGTATCTGTAACTTAGTGACAGAAACCATTATCAGATTGTCTGAGTGGCCCCTGTTTGTTCATAGCTGCTGTGAGCACACATATCTCTGTTGAATAAACATGTAAAATTGCCATGACACTATGTAGAATCCCTGCATGACAACATCCTAATAGCGCCTATGCATCATATCTGTCTACGCAAAACAACATCCTAATAGCCGGTCATGTGCGAACAAGCGTTTGGTGGTCTGCGGGGGCGGAACCCAGGTCATCGCCGGCCAAGAGACAGGTACGGCGAGCTTCTCCTGGTGCAGCCGCCACCATTTCTCTCAGTCTCTGCTCAGCGTAGAATCGACCCATGCCGCATTGTTGCAGACATCTCTCTTGGCTCTCCCGCTGCCCCCCTTGTCACTTATTCGCCTCTCTGCCAGGCAAATGTCTTTGAGAAACTCAGCACCTCTGTTGTGTTTCGATACATTATTTGCGTCCAGACATTGTGTCACCGGGTATATCAGGGGTTCATCACTAATTTCAATGGGGAACCAGGCATATCAGGGGGATTCAGTGCCTTTTGTCACTGCACGAAGATACTGTTTCGTGGTTCAGTTTGTGACAAGTGATTAGATAGTGCCGCTGCGTTTTTGAATCCAGGACAAAGGTGAATGGGCACTGATTTTTCAGTTATTTTTTTATCGAGAGCTAGTCAGGTCTTGTGTAGGGGTTCAGTTTTCATAGTGCTTTTT
Protein-coding sequences here:
- the LOC125506354 gene encoding scarecrow-like protein 9, which gives rise to MHASTLMADKGSALASDVHSPSSAIFKFKGVDEVRSLLLLANGEYNTHIFSTAFLKGMEEAKKLLPTNCELTATGEQDQPKEKSGIGHKDSSDEVEADVSRTNRLVEARACEVFDFDQMCSSMDNESGNSNKKGRKSKARVIDLHTLLIHCAKAVVDDRRRAGELLMEIQQYASPIGDGTQRLAYWFAEGLESWLTGTGSQVYGMLTAKATSAMAHSEAYQVFISTCCFRNVSFLFANRAIFNAAVGRSRLHIVDYGFSYGFQWPELLRWLAARDGGSPEVRITHIDLPQPGLHPGKHMEEIGNRLTDIARELDVPFKYRAILAEWQTVCIEDLDLEPDEVLAVNDLYNFRTLMDECVVMGSPNPRDVVLSNISKMKPDVFVQSTVNGSHGTFFLSRFRGALFFYSALFDMLDATMPRESKLRLALERAVFGWVVLNAIAYEGKDRVERGETYKHWQVRNQRAGLRQLPLDSETVKMARDMVKNEYHKDFVINEDHQWLLQGWKGRILLAHSTWEADGGSSHC